A window of Tripterygium wilfordii isolate XIE 37 chromosome 7, ASM1340144v1, whole genome shotgun sequence contains these coding sequences:
- the LOC120002891 gene encoding ras-related protein Rab7-like has translation MDLPTKRRALLKIIVLGDSGVGKTTLMNQYVYKKFSQQYKATIGADFVTKELQIDDKLVTLQIWDTAGQERFQSLGVAFYRGADCCVLVYDVNIHKSFETLRNWHEEFIKQADPADPDAFPFVLLGNKIDIDGGNSRVVSEKKARDWCASNGNIPYFETSAKEDYNVDDAFLCIAKTALASEHEHNIYFQGISETVSETEQRGGCAC, from the exons ATGGACTTGCCTACCAAGAGAAGAGCATTGCTCAAGATCATCGTCCTCGGGGACAGTGG GGTTGGGAAAACTACTTTGATGAATCA ATATGTATATAAGAAGTTCAGCCAACAGTACAAGGCTACAATCGGTGCTGATTTTGTGACCAAGGAATTGCAGATCGACGACAAACTGGTAACTTTGCAG ATATGGGACACAGCAGGGCAAGAGAGATTTCAAAGCTTAGGTGTTGCATTTTACAGAGGTGCAGATTGCTGTGTTCTTGTGTATGATGTAAATATTCATAAATCATTCGAAACCCTTCGAAATTGGCATGAAGAGTTTATCAAACAG GCAGATCCAGCCGATCCAGATGCCTTTCCATTTGTATTACTTGGAAACAAGATTGACATAGACGGAGGAAACAGTCGCGTG GTTTCAGAGAAGAAAGCTAGGGACTGGTGTGCTTCAAATGGAAATATACCTTATTTCGAGACGTCAGCGAAAGAGGATTACAATGTTGATGATGCATTCCTATGCATTGCAAAGACTGCTCTTGCCAGTGAACATGAGCATAACAT TTACTTTCAGGGCATATCAGAAACTGTTTCAGAAACTGAACAGAGAGGAGGCTGTGCATGCTAA
- the LOC120001722 gene encoding iron-sulfur assembly protein IscA, chloroplastic-like isoform X1, which yields MAFSAAATTNWPPHTLPRIPSISKSVRLPQNSVSFRFSKSNLCRRRPLSIQSTAAAAAPTSEGLKPAISLTDTALNHLNKMRSERNEDLCLRIGVKQGGCSGMSYTMDFENRANARPDDSFIEFNGFVIVCDPKSLLFLYGMHLDYSDALIGGGFSFKNPNATQTCGCGKSFAAEM from the exons ATGGCGTTCTCTGCAGCAGCAACAACCAATTGGCCGCCTCACACTCTCCCTCGCATACCGAGTATCTCAAAATCGGTTCGTTTACCTCAAAACTCGGTTTCGTTTCGATTCTCGAAATCAAATCTCTGCCGTAGAAGACCTCTCTCTATCCAATCAACTGCAGCTGCGG CTGCACCTACATCTGAAGGACTTAAACCTGCAATTTCCCTGACCGATACTGCGCTGAACCACCTGAATAAGATGAGGTCTGAGCGTAATGAGGATTTATGCCTAAGAATTGGTGTGAAACAGGGTGGATGTTCAGGCATGTCATACACAATGGACTTTGAGAACAGGGCAAATGCGAGACCAGATGACTCCTTCATTGAATTTAATGGTTTTGTTATTG TTTGTGATCCAAAAAGCCTCCTTTTCTTATACGGAATGCATTTGGATTACAGTGATGCTCTCATTGGTGGAGGTTTCTCTTTCAAGAACCCAAATGCTACACAAACATGTGGTTGCGGTAAATCCTTTGCAGCAGAGATGTAA
- the LOC120001721 gene encoding glucan endo-1,3-beta-glucosidase 8-like has product MARVAFLIWACVVVLGITATAVHGFIGVNWGTMASHPLPPNIVVQMLKDNNINKVKLFDADSWTLSALAGTGMEVMVAIPNNMLHHISKDYDNAKDWVKENVTKHLHNVDIRYVSVGNEPFLTSYNGSYLKTTFPALQNIQKALNAAGVGDKVKATVASNADVYESPSNVPSSGNFRPDIKEQMLQIVKFLHENNAPFVVNIYPFLSLYQSSSFPVEFAFFDGGGTPTTDKGLRYTNVFDANYDTLIWSLKKNGYPNMKIMVGEVGWPTDGDKNANVKYATKFYDGLMKKLISNKGTPLRPGKIDVYLFGLLDEDMKSIEPGMFERHWGIFRYDGKPKFPMDLTGKGNNKMPVGAKNVHYLESQWCVLDPAATSTENIPDQINYACAHSDCTSLGYTCNNLDAKGNVSYAFNMYFQMQDQDVQACDFNGLAKIVQQNASRGSCLFPVQIVSAGERLNLAYGVGVVAGLFLTLLALI; this is encoded by the exons TGGCATCGCACCCATTGCCCCCAAACATCGTGGTTCAAATGTTGAAAGACAATAACATCAACAAGGTTAAGCTTTTCGACGCGGATTCTTGGACCCTTAGTGCTCTGGCTGGAACTGGAATGGAAGTCATGGTTGCCATCCCTAACAACATGTTGCACCATATTTCCAAGGACTATGACAATGCCAAAGATTGGGTCAAAGAAAATGTCACCAAACATCTCCACAATGTTGATATCAG ATATGTATCAGTTGGAAATGAGCCATTCTTGACAAGTTACAATGGTTCGTACCTTAAAACGACATTCCCAGCATTACAGAACATTCAGAAGGCTCTCAATGCAGCTGGAGTAGGAGACAAAGTCAAGGCCACAGTAGCATCCAATGCTGATGTTTATGAATCCCCGTCAAACGTTCCATCGAGTGGAAACTTCCGTCCGGACATCAAAGAACAAATGCTACAAATTGTCAAATTCCTCCATGAAAACAATGCTCCATTTGTTGTTAACATTTATCCCTTCCTAAGTCTCTACCAAAGCAGCAGTTTTCCGGTCGAATTTGCTTTCTTCGATGGAGGTGGGACTCCGACAACCGACAAAGGTCTCCGGTACACCAATGTGTTTGATGCAAATTATGACACACTGATTTGGTCCTTGAAGAAGAATGGTTACCCCAACATGAAGATCATGGTTGGAGAAGTTGGTTGGCCAACAGATGGTGACAAGAATGCAAATGTGAAGTATGCAACCAAATTCTATGACGGTCTCATGAAGAAATTGATTAGTAACAAGGGCACCCCACTAAGGCCTGGAAAAATAGACGTCTACCTCTTTGGTTTACTTGATGAGGACATGAAGAGCATTGAACCAGGAATGTTCGAGAGGCATTGGGGGATTTTCCGCTACGACGGGAAACCAAAGTTCCCGATGGACTTGACGGGGAAAGGCAACAACAAGATGCCAGTAGGGGCGAAGAATGTTCATTACTTGGAGTCACAATGGTGTGTGCTTGATCCGGCTGCCACGAGCACTGAAAACATTCCAGATCAAATAAACTATGCATGTGCACATTCAGATTGCACTAGCTTGGGATATACATGCAACAACTTGGATGCTAAGGGCAATGTGTCTTATGCTTTTAACATGTACTTCCAAATGCAAGATCAAGATGTGCAGGCTTGTGACTTCAATGGGTTGGCTAAGATTGTTCAGCAGAATGCCTCGCGTGGAAGCTGTTTGTTTCCTGTACAGATAGTTAGTGCAGGAGAAAGGCTAAACTTGGCTTATGGTGTTGGTGTTGTTGCAGGACTTTTCTTAACATTGCTGGCTTTGATATAA
- the LOC120001722 gene encoding iron-sulfur assembly protein IscA, chloroplastic-like isoform X2 translates to MAFSAAATTNWPPHTLPRIPSISKSVRLPQNSVSFRFSKSNLCRRRPLSIQSTAAAAAPTSEGLKPAISLTDTALNHLNKMRSERNEDLCLRIGVKQGGCSGMSYTMDFENRANARPDDSFIEFNGFVIVGCLVIGEDSFICILVHWFCCL, encoded by the exons ATGGCGTTCTCTGCAGCAGCAACAACCAATTGGCCGCCTCACACTCTCCCTCGCATACCGAGTATCTCAAAATCGGTTCGTTTACCTCAAAACTCGGTTTCGTTTCGATTCTCGAAATCAAATCTCTGCCGTAGAAGACCTCTCTCTATCCAATCAACTGCAGCTGCGG CTGCACCTACATCTGAAGGACTTAAACCTGCAATTTCCCTGACCGATACTGCGCTGAACCACCTGAATAAGATGAGGTCTGAGCGTAATGAGGATTTATGCCTAAGAATTGGTGTGAAACAGGGTGGATGTTCAGGCATGTCATACACAATGGACTTTGAGAACAGGGCAAATGCGAGACCAGATGACTCCTTCATTGAATTTAATGGTTTTGTTATTG TTGGTTGTTTGGTCATAGGTGAAGATTCTTTCATTTGCATCCTGGTGCATTGGTTCTGCTG TTTGTGA